A region from the Maniola jurtina chromosome 20, ilManJurt1.1, whole genome shotgun sequence genome encodes:
- the LOC123875958 gene encoding X-ray repair cross-complementing protein 6, with the protein MDSDDENDYQPSWRGVPGIVILINVFENSKHNIFEIAQIATCRLLKQHMRSSSSHHIAVCLYGSEESSTSKFDVKPVTEIIPLSVPTLEDFKKFKNMTKTSFTEAKEFKLSDVLWHSSKMFLNCKKQLSSRSVIMLTRFDIAPVVLDQKPTLNRASDLIDSNIDIRVINISDQQYVIDTFYEKFLKIANRGMDYVVPKPISSPIEIEKLMHQESHRHSAVAKLNFEICKDFNIGVGIYNLLKRPGQNNKKNVYLDRESNAVVTSVTKTVKVSIDATEIDEDNSQPKEVPLIKSELLYYQEFGGERIEFTDKEMKTIKNPFGPPMMKLLGFKPARIICKEKWYLKMGHFLFPNEKTIEGSTVACKALHKACADMEMVAICILCTRVNAKPVVVALSPCVRPLNLDVDVGFDIIHIPFVESVRDVNINEDEDNVESSVVCIEQAHKSLMKDILNELTVEYKPDMFEDPKLQSKYRALEAIALDEEDNDPFVDTTIPNPERFENIRDDLFEELFGPFGDMSLKRTAEKQASNGGKKQKVEDIDEDLLDLRLKSKKLNDYSVAQLRQILRFKQIKGLTGLTGLKKRELVNLVYEHCVSQDK; encoded by the coding sequence ATGGATTCCGACGACGAAAATGATTATCAACCGTCCTGGAGAGGAGTGCCGGGTATAGTGATTCTAATTAATGTATTTGAAAACTCTAAACACAACATCTTTGAGATTGCTCAAATTGCAACATGTCGTTTGTTAAAACAACACATGAGATCATCGAGTTCACACCACATTGCAGTATGCTTGTATGGGTCTGAAGAGTCTTCTACCTCTAAGTTTGATGTAAAACCTGTTACGGAAATAATCCCCTTGTCTGTGCCGACCTTAGaggattttaagaaatttaaaaatatgaccAAAACTTCTTTTACCGAGGCTAAAGAGTTCAAGTTGTCAGATGTCTTGTGGCATTCTAGTAAAATGTTTCTTAATTGTAAGAAACAATTGTCATCTCGGAGTGTAATAATGCTTACTCGATTTGATATTGCACCTGTTGTACTGGATCAGAAACCGACACTTAACAGAGCCAGTGATCTTATTGATTCCAACATAGATATAAGAGTAATAAATATATCCGATCAACAGTATGTAATTGATACATTCTATGAGAAGTTTTTGAAAATAGCCAATAGGGGAATGGATTATGTTGTGCCAAAGCCAATATCAAGTCCAATCGAGATTGAAAAACTCATGCATCAAGAATCACATCGACATTCAGCTGTTGCAAAACTAAATTTCGAAATTTGTAAGGATTTTAATATTGGAGTTGGTATTTATAACTTACTCAAAAGACCCGgtcaaaacaacaaaaaaaatgtttatttagataGAGAAAGTAATGCGGTTGTTACTAGTGTGACAAAAACAGTAAAAGTTAGCATTGATGCCACTGAAATTGATGAAGACAATAGTCAACCCAAAGAAGTGCCATTGATTAAGTCAGAATTACTGTATTACCAAGAGTTTGGAGGTGAGAGGATAGAATTCACAGATAAAGAAATGAAGACTATCAAGAATCCTTTTGGCCCTCCCATGATGAAACTCCTCGGTTTCAAACCTGCTAGAATTATTTGCAAGGAAAAGTGGTATTTAAAAATGGGACACTTCTTGTTTCCTAATGAAAAAACCATAGAAGGATCAACTGTTGCATGCAAGGCATTGCATAAAGCCTGTGCAGACATGGAAATGGTTGCTATTTGTATTCTATGCACAAGAGTGAATGCTAAACCGGTTGTTGTTGCACTGTCTCCTTGTGTAAGGCCATTAAATTTAGATGTGGATGTTGGTTTTGATATCATCCACATTCCCTTTGTTGAAAGTGTCAGAGATGTCAACATTAATGAAGATGAAGATAATGTAGAATCTTCAGTTGTATGTATAGAACAAGCACATAAATCACTGATGAAAGATATACTGAATGAATTGACAGTAGAGTATAAACCAGATATGTTTGAGGATCCTAAGTTACAGTCCAAATACAGAGCCTTAGAAGCAATTGCTTTAGATGAGGAAGATAATGATCCATTTGTTGATACAACAATACCCAACCCGGAGAGGTTCGAGAATATTAGAGATGATTTGTTTGAAGAGTTATTTGGCCCATTTGGTGATATGTCTCTGAAGAGAACTGCAGAAAAACAGGCATCAAATGGTGGAAAGAAACAAAAAGTAGAGGATATAGATGAAGATCTTTTGGACCTCCGACTGAAGAGTAAAAAACTAAATGATTATTCAGTTGCACAATTGAGGCAAATATTGAGATTCAAGCAAATTAAAGGCCTCACTGGTTTAACTGGGCTTAAAAAGAGGGAACTTGTTAATTTAGTCTATGAGCATTGCGTTTCACAAGATaaataa
- the LOC123875968 gene encoding cyclin-dependent-like kinase 5 translates to MQKYEKLEKIGEGTYGTVFKAKNKETHEIVALKRVRLDDDDEGVPSSALREICLLKELKHKNIVRLYDVLHSEKKLTLVFEHCDQDLKKYFDSLNGEIDLDVVKSFMYQLLRGLAFCHSHNVLHRDLKPQNLLINKNGELKLADFGLARAFGIPVKCYSAEVVTLWYRPPDVLFGAKLYTTSIDMWSAGCIFAELANSGRPLFPGSDVDDQLKRIFKLLGTPNEDTWPGVTQLPDYKPLPVYQPSLGLAQVVPRLPARGRDLLSRLLTCNPALRMPADDAMAHAYFHDLNPSVKNDRC, encoded by the exons ATGCAGAAATATGAAAAACTGGAAAAAATTGGAGAAGGAACTTATGGCACAGTTTTTAAagcgaaaaataaagaaactcacgaAATTGTGGCACTCAAACGTGTAAGATTAGACGACGATGATGAAGGAGTCCCGTCCTCGGCATTACGCGAAATATGTCTCCTCAAGGAATTAAAGCATAAGAATATAGTGCGGTTATACGACGTGCTACACAGTGAGAAGAAACTGACTTTAGTATTTGAACATTGTGATCaagatttgaaaaaatatttcgatAGCCTTAACGGTGAGATAGATTTGGATGTGGTAAAGTCATTTATGTACCAACTTCTGCGAGGTCTCGCTTTCTGTCATAGTCATAACGTGCTTCATCGCGACTTGAAGCCTCAAAATCTGTTAATCAATAAAAATGGAGAACTAAAGTTGGCTGACTTTGGTCTGGCTAGAGCATTTGGTATTCCTGTAAAGTGCTACTCGGCAGAGGTGGTTACTCTGTGGTATAGGCCTCCCGACGTGTTATTTGGAGCTAAATTATATACAACAAGCATTGATATGTGGTCTGCTGGTTGTATCTTTGCTGAGTTGGCTAATTCTGGAAGGCCTTTGTTCCCTGGATCTGATGTTGATGATCAGCTTAAAAGGATTTTCAAATTACTTG GAACACCAAATGAAGATACTTGGCCTGGTGTAACACAGCTCCCTGACTACAAACCCCTACCAGTATACCAACCAAGCTTAGGACTAGCTCAAGTAGTTCCACGGCTGCCAGCACGAGGACGGGACCTCCTTTCCCGTCTCCTTACATGTAATCCAGCTCTTAGAATGCCTGCGGATGATGCAATGGCCCATGCTTACTTTCACGACTTAAACCCGTCTGTCAAGAATGACAGATGTTAA
- the LOC123875972 gene encoding DNA replication complex GINS protein PSF3 has product MANSNYLSISDILVTNEKVPCKFLHDLPKMGFLDPSAVDDDLKAGTNVEIPLWLAEYLYIKRPPIVSVDLPKIYKETYREILNADACTVDMQKLGQHFYEFGCYIAKHDIKGEVATTLVNTFRQRFRMILSASVSTDSISSFQPLSASERDRTAAAVVTESALSGWLKKGECPLTTANMVANHRKRKRAEMEML; this is encoded by the exons ATGGCTAATTCGAATTACTTATCAATATCGGATATTTTAGTTACTAATGAAAAAGTTCCTTGCAAATTCTTACACGATTTACCTAAAATGG gTTTCTTGGATCCTTCGGCTGTTGATGATGATTTAAAAGCTGGTACCAACGTCGAAATACCTTTATGGCTAGCAGAATATTTGTATATTAAACGACCACCGATAGTGAGCGTGGATTTACcaaaaatatacaaagaaaCGTACAGAGAGATACTAAATGCAGATGCTTGTACTGTTGACATGCAAAAATTAGGACAGCATTTTTACGAATTTGGATGTTATATCGCCAAGCATGATATTAAAGGGGAAGTTGCAACAACATTGGTAaat ACATTTAGACAAAGATTTCGAATGATCTTATCGGCAAGTGTGTCCACCGACTCCATTAGTTCATTTCAACCCTTATCAGCAAGTGAAAGAGATCGGACAGCTGCAGCTGTGGTCACAGAGTCGGCATTATCAGGCTGGCTCAAGAAAGGTGAATGTCCATTAACAACAGCCAATATGGTTGCAAACCATCGAAAACGGAAAAGAGCTGAAATGGAAATGCTATAA